DNA from Clupea harengus chromosome 2, Ch_v2.0.2, whole genome shotgun sequence:
TTGTGTTGGGCTTTGGGAAAGCCGCCCTGCAGTCTGCGGTTTATCCTAACAATGGTCATTGATTGATATTCAATATATCTAATGTTTACTATAACCCTTTTTCTGCACATATGGTGCATCGGCGAAGGTCTTGGTTGGTTGCTTTTCCATTTAGTGTGCATATGTATTGCAACTTTTGGCTTTCAGTGTCGCACTGTGACGTTATATTTAAGTCGATTCACGGATGGAATTGAAGGGGACCATAGAATCAAACGTTCATATTGTAGGCGTGCACAGTATAATTCTGTTGTTGACACCACACTGTCACTGATTTACACAACATGCCGGTCTGTTGGCCAGCGGTGGAAAGCCACTCTGGGACGGCCCACTGCATCGCCATCCTGCTTCTGAGTTCCCACCACTCATGTGGCTTGCTCTGTCTGCTCCTTTACCTCCTGTCTGTACAACACATGGACTTAttcccctccacaccccacccctctgcaccccaccccacctttcCCCTATCCCCACAGACATTCACTGCAAACAGCATAAAGGAGTTTTGGCTTTGGCACTCTGTgtaccccctttttttctttggtttctttgtttttcctcctccctgattcctttgttcttttttctttcattaaacAAAGGTGGCTTGGGCTTCATTCTTGTCATtgtcatactgtatgtttgctgttttttcttttgtggttcTGCTGGTTCAAATGATGGAATGAAACATCTGGACACACTAATACACTCTAATATTTTCAGAAAAGAGACTTTTTCCTTTGTCCAATGTAAAGCACTGTTCTGTCAGCATGCACTTTTGGAGGTCACGTCTCACCTACTCTCCCCTTCCCCACAGTTCTGCAGGCATGTATCCCCCCCGCTCCTCGACTGTCTTGACCTTTTACTGTTCTCTCACTGTTTGTtcgaaaagaaaaaagaaaaggttaaCCTGGCTTCCCTTGAATGCAGTGATCCTGTTAGCCTGGAACCAGAGAGCGCAGGGCCAGTTGACCATGACATTGGAGCGTGATGTTGCTGAAGAGCAGTTAGTGGAAGGGTGAAGCGAACGAGTGAGGCAAAGGACAGCTCTCGGCAGGCGTGGCTTGTGTAGCTCTGAGAGGGCTGAGCTGCCTTAGGGCTTGACGGCAGCCATTGTTCAATGCACGTCATCCTCATTAGAAACTCCATATTAGATGGACCTTATGTATTATCTAGGTCAGTGTCTGCTGCATCATATTTTAATATTACAGCTCCAATTGCAAATTGGCAACATCCTTTTAGCAATCAGCATCACTATAGAATAATGTTATAATCAGCATGTTTATAGCAGgacatatatacatttacagttGCGTCTATATATTCGCGTTCTTCTGCGTCACTATTCCCTGTCTCACATCCATTCCAGCATGCCCTGCCTCATTCATTTTCTAACACTCACACGCAAGTACAGGGTCAATATTTTGATTGTCTCTGTCGTGTTACATTTGGCCGGCGCAGACACTAGCGTTGAGATGCGACATGTGAAACTCCAGGCAGGGATTCAAAGGGTTCTGCTCATTACAGGATCACTGCATTTTCCTAAGAGAATCCTGACACATGTACCAAGCCCTTGCCTGCTGGCTTTGTTGTATTGGGAAGCACTGCACACAGCTAACGTGTACATCCATTTGCATGCTCTTACATTTCTATGGCTTCAAACCAAACTCCAGAGGGAAAAACTGTCAAGGTTACTGCTTTACCCATCCTGGCTGCTTCTGCTTTGTTTCATTGTAACTCACATCACTGTATGAAGTACTAAACTGCTGTGCCAGTCCCCAGCGCAGCAGGCAAGCTTGTGTTACCCACTCGGCTGGCGGTAGAGTGCCAGGGTGGGAAGCCAGATCACTggcatggtgtggtgtgtgtgttctgtttctttGCTCCCCTGGCTGTTCACACTGTATCGTCACCTCGCACTGTCACAACCCCTGTCCTCTCCAGCCCCCCCACGCTACCGCTGATATACGAGTACAGTCAGTGGCATCAGGGTCTCATTGTGCAAATAAAACATCCTCCAGTGGGTTATGTTTCTGTGGTAAAGAATGTTGTCAATTTTAATAATATATGTGACAATAGTTAAATTATTTCAGATAACATTGTAGCAAAATATTAGTTCCGGCCTACATTTTCTACAGGCAAAATACATAAAAGCCAGAAACTTCAGTCTTTTTTCTATGTGCAGAATTAAGATAAAGGAGAAGACTAATGGGACAAATGGGACTTATATCACAgaaatgttgtgtctgtgttggaccCCATGGGACTGCACCTTCCTTAtctcccctcctgtctctctctctctctctctctcactcactcacactcagtaCTGTAACACTCTTATGTACTGTAGTCTTGTGCTTCTTTTTGACACACACTGGACTTTTGCCACtgttctttctatctctcttcttcactgaaAGAACTTTCTACACTTTTTTAAAGAAACCTGTATGCGGTTGTGCACTAGTGTCAATAAAGCTGGCCTTTGTGAAGTGGGACTCAAGAATCTTCTTTAAAGCCCATCGCCATGATCACCCCATGATCCCATAATCACCTGTAGACCGTagaccccacccctctccatgTCCCTCATGTTGTCATAGTTAGTtttatggctttgttttgtttatcatCCTTTGGAGCAATGTATGtatagtgtgaatgtgtgaattatacatacatttgtctgtgtctgtacgtgtgtctTGTTGTTGGCATAGTGTTGTCTCGTGGTTATGGTGGATATCCTCTCCATAGAAGGTAGTAGATGTTGTTGTCTAATCACTGTTTTGTCTGTGTCAACACAATCAGTGCAATCAGAGGACAGGACTCAGTTATGGGCAAGTATGCAACCTTGTGCCATAGAggctagtagtagtagtagtagcagcgtGCAGTACAGTAGTTGGGCTCGTAGGTAAGTCTTCTCTTGTTCGACCTGCAGTCTCTGCCTCAGACACACTCTAGCTAAATTCTTCGACGGTCTGATGAGCCAGACAGCCTGTGTGTTGAGTTCAGACCAGAGCAGTGGGCTGGGTGCGGTGACTCATCAGCGTCTGGCTGCATGAATGCACATCAGCAGCTGTAGGCTAGCCTGGCGCTCCACTGCAGCGTAGTCACTCTCTACCACTCACTTCATTCTGAATAGATGGTTTGTCACACAGCTTAATTCAGCTATCtgatgtctctctatctctctctttctgcctctctctcactcggtctctctcttttccatcgtTTCCACAGAGCCGGTCTCCGGCAGCCCCCGGTTGTTAGGGGCAGCTCAGGGCATGGTCAATGGCCAGCGCCATGCCAACGGGGTTGGGCACAGTCCCGACGGCCCCCAGCCGTCCCCCCTCACCAGCCCGCTGCTCAATGACGCAGCCACGCGTACCGATGATGAGGACGAGGCGCGGAGGAAGGTGAGTCAGACAGTCAGCCATTAAGAGAGGGGTCTGCTCACTGGActttatgtctctgtctctctctctgtatgtctgtctctctctctgtatgtctctctctgtgtatactgtctctctatctatctgtctgtctctctctctgtctgtctctctctctgtctgtctctctgtgtgtgtgtgtgcgtgtgtgtgtgtgtcagagagacaaaAATCTTCTGCATATTGTCTCCGTGTCTAATGTGGGTcatttgaatcttttttttacccGTAAGGACCTGGTTGGCCTAAATTACGTGCCAGAAAGCACTGCAGAGACTCGGACACAATTACAAACACTGTGGGAATGTCCTTGCTGTGTTGTACCCTGTGTGTGAATTAGTATGTGGTGTTGAGTTCCAAGGGAAGCCCTGACCTTTTATAAACCCTTCTTCCAGCGATTCCCAACAGATAAAGCTTACTTCGTTGCCAAGGAGCTACTGACCACAGAGAGAACCTACCTGAAGGACCTGGAAGTGATAACAGTGGTAAGGCACCCAGGGGTCAACCCTCTCCCCAGAGACTAGCAGTATAGTCCCACTATATATTTTTAGCCATATACATTCTTGCCAAAAGTTAATCTGTTCCTGTACACTCTAGTTCACtgaacacacaggaaacactcTTCACATGAGTTATCCCAATGATGTACTGGAGCACAGGTGTTGTTTTGCACAACTTCCTCTGATTGTGGCGATAACTGCAGGTTGTGACCTTGGAGCCACGGACGGGAACACTGGCACTGGCAGGCCCCAGCCACTGAGGTTCCCAGACCCGTTTCTTTTTTTAGCCTAAGCTGCTGGCCTGTGCTCATCTTTGTCTGGTCACTGCAGTCCCAGAGGAGAAAGAcgagatggaggagcaggacCTGGTGCTGGGTGAAAATAACTGTGGTTAATAAGGACCTGCCGTGTTGGTGTGGCGCTCAGACTGAGCTCGCTTAAGCCCCCGCAGTGATGGCAGCACAGCTGGTCAATtctcctgctgctgcagggCAGAGAGTGGCACCGCCTCTTGCACTGGGGAAAGCCAAGCATGGAGCCTGTGCAGAGGGAGCAATATGTTGTAgtgatttgttgttgttgtgtcagTTTGCGctgtaaaatgaatgaatgaagataTTATCCAGTGATAAGTGGAAAAGTCAACAGTGCCTTTAGACAAATGGaagaatgaatgactgaatgaattaaATGATTGTTGTAAATGGCTAAATGTAGACAGAATACAGTATAACAGTATAGTCGTCTCAGTTGGTTGTTTTTATTAATATGCAATCAAGCACTACAATGCGAAAAGTCATTGAACTAATAGTGTTTTTGGGTTGCGCAGTCCACATTTTGTTTAAGAGTAAATAAGTCTGAAGGAAACAAACGGTGCCTTTACCATATTCTGTAGAGCAGTGCCTTTTTAACACAACAAAGGCGTGTCAGAGTGAACAGAATCTGAGATCTATTTTGTACTGGAAGCTCCTGTAAAGCACTCCTTCATGTTAGATGGTACAATCAGTGTTCATCATATTTTCCAGCACgttcttctccccctcccttaattgcatttctgctctctctttttctctctctttctctctctccctccatctccttcccTTTCACTCCTCTTCTATTTTTAACAATGAGGGTTCCAGTTGTAAGGGAATTCATCTGGGTGGCAGCTGCTGCTCAACGGCTGATTCTCTTCCAGCAGCAACCTGTTTCCTCACAGCTGCGGAGGCTCTCCACAGACCAGCTTACAAGGGTTCTTTTCCCAGtctcaacactctctctctctctctctctctctctctctctctctctatatctatctctctgtgccttgctttctttcattctttcaccctctctgtctatctatttccctgcctctttctccctctctcccctctctctcctcccacctctctccttcccttcccatctgACTATAACAGACCAGACAGTGTTTCCCCGTTTAATTAGATCAGGTAGCGACAACTGAAAGCTGTCCCCATGGGCAGCCCCTGGAACGGCTGCGCTATTGATTTGTGCATCGATCACATGGTGGCTACAGGATTTCAGGAGAAGTCACAGGATAAACATGTGATTCCTGAACCAAAGCGAATGCGGCCAACTCCATCGGGCAGGGTGCTGGATGGGTAGTGTAGGCCCAGCAGCAGATGGTGTCCTAATTCAGCCCAAAACTGCAGTATTTCCCCCCGTCAGATAACAGATAACACTGCGCTGCGCCTGCTGTAACTGAACCCTACCTAATTTAAACAATTACCATCACTGAGggaaacctctctctctctctctctcacgctctctttctccctgtctctccttatTTGTTCACTGCAGTCATTTCAGAGTATGTTGGAGAAAGAGGAAGCAACGCCTGATTCTCTAAAGAACGTGATCCTGTCCAATTTTGAGCCCCTCTACAAGTTCCACACAGGCTTTCTCAGGGAGGTGGAGCAGAGACTGGCtctatggtgagtgtgtgtccatgacgTTGTCATGCATGTGAACAGACCAAGCTCAAGCCCCCTGTTAAACACAATTAACAGGGATGCAATTACGTTCTCCAATACAAATGCCTAATCACATGCATTATAGAAATGCAGCAAAATTAGCCAGGTAAAATCACCCCCCCTTTTCAATTACACACAGATAGCTCTCCACTCGTCTCTTGAGGACAATCACGATTGCTTTCATTGATCCCAGCACGGGGTTCTATTGTAGCTCTGTCTGTTTTCAACGCCGTGCAATCAGAGAGGGGTTCACCACATGACCCCAGGGAGTGAAGGGGTTTCCACGGTAACAGGCCGAGCCACAATGCTGGGTCCCTTTGCCCCCGGGTGCCCTCTGTCTGGCTGTCGCAGGGGATGAGGCTCCGGACCCCAGTCCTCCTTATGGTGACACATGGAGAGGCTCCAGGCAGAGAGCCAGCCTCCTCGGCAGCCGCGGAGACAATGAGCGTCCTCACAGCGGACACATGCTCCGCTCGTTTGGAGTCgcggagagcagagaggggaaaatgCCATGCGGCAGGATTTCCTTATGGACGTCTTCCTTTAGATCTACTGTATGTGTCCTTTGTTGTGAGGGGTTATTCCGTGTCGTGgcaggggggtggtggtgctgaAGGAAGCACTGCCTTATCTGTTTGCATGAATCATTAGGAGGGAATACATTATGCGCTCTGCTCAAGTGGGACACCTGGTGGTGATTTTGATGTCTTCGTGTCGGGGGCCAATTTGAAGGACTTTGCCCCATTTCTGCCATAATTTCCTCAACCTCACGCCTGCTGTCACCCTTTGCCTGTCAGTGCAGCTTGTCAGGAGAAAGTGAATAATCAATGGACACGGACATCAAAAAAGAGGCCACCATTCACTTCTAGAGAGTCAAAAAGAGCTGTGCTGTGAATCACTGTGCAGTCTAAGATATTTGGTGTTCGACAGGAAAAGAGATTTAATATGGAATTATACTGGCATGAAGAGGAGTAGATAGTGACAGATTTTTCATTTGTCGGTTGAACTCTTGTAAATTGCAGGTTAGCGGGAACATAAATTTGGGTGATGGTACTTAATCATCATGTATGACTTGTTTGCTTTCATGAGTAGTTGCTGTAAAGCTGACTGCTTAAAATGACTGCTGGAATCCTAatgatgtttatgttttgtttttctgttaggGAGGGACGCTCCAACGCTCACATCAAAGGAGACTACCAGTGCATCGGTGACGTCATGCTGAAGAACATTCAGGGCATAAAGGTACGCGGACTCCATCCCCGAAAAATCCATCCCCATTTCCAAAGAGTGGTGGCTGCTGCTCTAACTCGTGTCTCGCTCCGTTTGCAGCAAATGGCCGCTCACCTGCAGAAGCAGTCGGAGatgctgctggagctggagaaggcGTGCCGGGCCTCGCGGAAGCTGGAGGGGCTGTGCCGAGACTTTGAGCTCCAGAAGGTGTGCTACGTGCCCCTCACCGTCTTCCTGCTGCGCCCGCTGCACCGGCTGCTGCACTACAAGCAGATCCTGGAGCGCCTGTGCAAACACTACCCCCCCGCGCACGCCGACTTCAGAGACTGCCGAGGTGAGGGAGGGCAACCACAGACTCCAGAGGGAAGGgcaggcctgcacacacagatggagggtAGTTGGGTGGGTTTGGCACAAGACAAAGACGTGATTGGGAAAATTGATTTGTTAATCATAACAATACAGCTCTTGGACATTCAGACCAGAGATGACATTGCAATTTTACCCTCAcaggtgcacacatacacacacacctacatacacacacctacatccaccgagagaaggagagagatggtagTAATTTGTTTGTAGCTTTGCCCCTAAGGGAGTTTTCTGTGCTAAAGCTGTGGTTGTGTGCTGGCCTGTTCCCCAGCGGCTCTAGCGGACGTGTCTGAGATGGTCACCCAGCTGCACAGCAGCATGGTCAAGACAGAGAACTACCAGAAGCTGCTGGAGCTCAAGAAAGATTTGATTGGCACCGACAATCTCGCTGCCGCAGGAAgggtgagtgaaagagatgggGAATGAGAGATGCGGGGGTAGGGGTGGATGATGCTTGCAGATGTACAACAAACTGTTGTGCTCTTTAAAGCGTTGTATCTTGTCCTCAGGCCATTGAGCATAGTGATGTTTTATGGTTAATACTGAAGCCTGTTAATATTGCAGGATGTGTTTGTTACGGTTTGATGCTGAGACGGGTTGTGTTTTGCAGGAGTTCATCAGGTTAGGGTGCCTCAGCAAGTTGTCCGGAAAAGGCCTCCAACAGCGCATGTTCTTCCTGGTAATGTCTGGTTATATATGTTTAATGAAAGTGTTGGCATATATTTCCCTCCTGTTCTTACAATGTGCTGAAAAGTTCTTGTTCTTTTTCACAGTTTAATGATGTTCTTTTATATACCAGTCGAGGGATGACGGCTACGAATCAGTTTAAAGTACATGGTCAACTGCCACTACGTGGCATGACTGTAAGTAGAACTCATTATTCTTGACTTCTCCACaaatctatctctttctctcaaatatTAGCCATTATTAAATTTTTTAGAAATATGATTTTTTTGCCAGATGTGTTGTGTATCATGTGCTCTCTCTACTTGTCCTTCCCTGAAGACCTTTACTGAtgtcctctctccctggctcttTCCAGATAAGAGGGAGTGAGGATGAGTGGGGTGTGCCTCACGCCTTCACCCTGGTTGCCCAGCGCCAGTCAGTGGTGGTAGCAGCAAGGTAAAGCAACCCGCCCGCGCACGCGTCGCTGTGTAGAGGTCGAGCCCAGAACAGGCTGCGGTGGCAGTGCTTTCAGGAACACGGAGCGTAGATCTCCTCATAGCTATAGGCTCTACAATGGCATCTTTGTGGGACTCCAGAGGCACTTTCATAATTTATGATGCACAGATGCTCATAGAAATAACTGCATGAAATATGTATAAGGGGCAAACCCAGGGGTctaggggagaaaaaaagactctATGTCTGATAAAGGCAATCCAAGTCTCGTCCCCATCCTGCTCATTTCCACAAAGCCATTTTGTACTGCATCCTGaattaattaaaaatatttCACACACTGGGCTGCTTGAATAGATGGCAGGACTAGGGACGAGAACATCCTATGTTTTGTCTGCCAGCTGAAAGCTTATGGTTTAATATCCACTCTCTGCACTCACTCTCTTGCCATGCTCAGTTCGTTGTCGGAAATGGAAAAGTGGATGGAGGACATAAAGACGGCAGCTGAGCAGGCGGAGACGTCCAACGGGCTGACGTCCGAGCTGATGGCCAGCAGCATGAACGATCACAGTAAGTAGTGTCCAGTCCCCTTTGGCCCTCACTGAAGAACAAGGCCCCGTCCTATAGCAGTCTCCGGGGGTGGGGAGAATAATCTGAGCATTCTGTGtgctctctgcactcttctctgtGCCCTTTACGGTGTTCAGCATGCTTTTGGAAGTCAttgaattaaaaacaaaaaaatagaaAGTTCTTCGTTTTGTCCACCCAGAGGTAAAGTTCTCTCTGATTGTGTGTACCAGTTCATGGATCTGCCTGGGCATGCCAAATGACACTCAGTTGTTCCTTGACCTATCCAGTGATTAGTGCTAcaggctttgtttttttttgtcattcagcCATTGGCCTAGAACCTGCCCAGCAAGTTTGCTCTCATCTTCCCTTGAAAATGAGTCCTCATTGTGTCATGGTGCCGTGATTCACATCCACCCATCTGTTCCTAGTTATTTTGTCTGACAATAACAGCGTCTTGAATTTCCCAGAATTTCTTGAGGACTCCGCCCTGGAGCCGGAGTCTGAGGACGACCTGAGTGCCTCGCGGTCGTCTCTGGAGCGCCAGGCGCCTCACCGTGGTAACACCATGGTGCACGTGTGCTGGCATAGGAACACCAGCGTGTCCATGGTGGACTATAGCATGGCTGTGGAGGTACCAGCCCCAGCACCTACCGTCtcctcccttcacctctcttctctcccttcttgcCTTTGTGTGGTGTATATCTATGTTAACCTTGTTCAGTTTCTCTCCTGTGAGAGCAGTATCCCAGACAGTCACGTCCACTCCTTCACCCTGGTCTGTACCCTAGTGTGGAACAGAACTTGGCTTTTTCCTCAGGCTCATTCTTGAGCTCTCTGTAATCTGTGTGGTGCTTAAGTCTGAATATTTCCAGGCATACCTTcataaaggtgcagtctgcgaaTGTAATCCAATATGCTTTTTGCCAAATCCAGCGCCACAGTCCTCTAGATGTCCTTATGTGTTGAAAAACTAAATCTCCCAGCCACAAAAAACTCCAGTGTTTGTATTAACTCCTGGCTctataaatgggaaacaaacattgtGGCTCAGACCCAGCCACAAcaaattccagccaatcaacattgCCTCGGGAGcaaagaagggaggggtgtaaacATTTCGCCAGAAACGCAGATAGCACCTTTTACGTTTCTATTGTAATCCACTCAGGTGCTGCTCAGTTTTAATTCTACAATTTGCTTTTTCCTTCAACCATACGCCATGACAGCACACACTCTAAAGAGATGTCTAAACACAATAAGCGTGACTGTTGGGATACTGGCCTCACCCAGCCTCTTCCTCTTAGGTGGGGctatctctgtcttctctcctcctgctccagagCCTCCCTCGGCTGTCCCTGCAGGCCCACAGTGCCTGGGCTCCACTGTCTCCTCCATGCATGTGGACATGTCTACTCAGTCCTTCCTCttattcctttctttccctctctgtctttgtgtttcccATCTGTtcgtctctctgtttctgtcttcctgtcttctctcttgtttctctctgacattctctgctctctcttgggctctgtctctctctccttcgctgtctgtccctctccctctctctctctgtcctctgtggtAGAGGACCCTAGTCCAGTCAGTGACTCTGAGGCCTCCTCTGTGAGTGGGTCCAGCAGGGGCCAGAGCCAGGCACCCGTGCCCCTCTCTCTAATCTGCTGGTACAGGCTGCACAGCCTCTCCTTTAGTGATACCTGCAGGAGTCTGGAGGTAAAAGAGCCAGGCCTGGAAAGGATTAGACTTGCTGCACCGCACCACTGCAAGCTTCTTAGGGTCATTGGTGGTTATCACAGCTGATCAGAGCTGATCTCTGCAACTCAGTCCCCAATGACCTACTTCAAAATGTACACGCTGTTTAAATGATATCAAGACATGCATGTGAAATGGTCCATATTAGATGAAAGCATTTAATAGCTGGGTCCATTTGCTTTTTGTTGCTCCCTTGAATGGGTATGCTTAAGCTGACCTAGCAGTCATTTTTAGGGGAAGTGCGCCTGTAGTTttctccactagatggcaccaAATTTTCCATTCCAATATTCCAAATTAGTATTTGCTTCGTTCAAGATGGGAGAGGGCAGTCTGCTGCTGTAACACGGAAATATTGCTAATTTATCAAAATTGATCGAAATTTAACTGAATACGAAATTAAGCTTCTGTTGATGTTATTCTGGTTCTCTATATCTAATATACTATCTGTTTAAATGTGCTGTTTAACCAACAACTGAAGTCAACCATGTTTCTTGTAGAATCAGTTGTCTGGAAATCTGTTGAGGAAGTTCAAGAACAGCAATGGCTGGCAGAAGCTCTGGGTGGTGTTCACAAACTTCAGCCTGTTCTTCTACAAAACCCATCAGGTGAGAGCCGCTCCAACAGTGTTTACACTAGTCCCCATTCAACTAAGACATTCACAGCCTCCTGTGGAATTTCAGAATGGCTTGCGATGCATGGGATTTGTGCCGGGCCTCACTAGTTCTCCCAAGTATGTTTTTCAGTGGTATTATTAGCCTGTGGTGGCTGCTGAaggctctctgttctcccctcCGCAGGATGACTACCCACTGGCCAGTCTCCCCCTCCTTGGCTACTCCGTCACTATACCTACCGAGTCAGAAAACATCCATAAAGACTACGTCTTCAAACTGCACTTCAAGTCCCACGTGTACTACTTCAGATCAGAGAGTGAATACAGTTTTGAGAGGTACACTCAACTCTCCACTTTGTTTCCCTTCACGGTGCATGACTGTGCCTGGTGCTGTAGTCCAGTAATAGTGGAGGATCGTggacacaggtgaaacttgtTCATTAAGTGCCTGTGGCTTTCATGGGATAATGCTCACTTAGACAAGTCATCATGGTAGTCATGCCCATAGACTGATGCTGGTGTGGAAGCTgtgagatgaatgaatgaatggatggatggatggat
Protein-coding regions in this window:
- the LOC105908039 gene encoding FERM, ARHGEF and pleckstrin domain-containing protein 1 isoform X3, whose protein sequence is MVEPETRASAGQRLGTPETMAISTLAPGLKPPVMPPGRHITARVRMLDETEELFDISQRASGKVLFDMVCTHLNLVEGDYFGLELQDHRKMAVWLDHLKPIAKQIRRPKQCVLRFVVKFFPPDHAQLLEELTRYLFALQIKYDLACGRLTCNDSSAALLVSHIIQSEIGDFEETQCRQHLLNNSYIPDQMALIDKIMEFHHKHVGHTPAVSDFQLLEVARRLEMYGVRLHPAKDREGSKLSLSVAHTGVLVFQGHTKINAFNWSKVRKLSFKRKRFLIKLRPDLNQSAYQDTLEFMMASRDCCKVFWKICVEYHAFFRLFEEPKPKPKPVLFSRGSSFRFSGRTQKQVIDFVKDTEFKKIPFERKHSKVQCNSNSPLPSLRSQVPKESAKCAARERSSSPAKHHWKEPALVSAEDSPALRNRASPSSQRNGREDRHEEGGRATLSSSRHQAAEPLNTEPVSGSPRLLGAAQGMVNGQRHANGVGHSPDGPQPSPLTSPLLNDAATRTDDEDEARRKRFPTDKAYFVAKELLTTERTYLKDLEVITVSFQSMLEKEEATPDSLKNVILSNFEPLYKFHTGFLREVEQRLALWEGRSNAHIKGDYQCIGDVMLKNIQGIKQMAAHLQKQSEMLLELEKACRASRKLEGLCRDFELQKVCYVPLTVFLLRPLHRLLHYKQILERLCKHYPPAHADFRDCRAALADVSEMVTQLHSSMVKTENYQKLLELKKDLIGTDNLAAAGREFIRLGCLSKLSGKGLQQRMFFLFNDVLLYTSRGMTATNQFKVHGQLPLRGMTIRGSEDEWGVPHAFTLVAQRQSVVVAASSLSEMEKWMEDIKTAAEQAETSNGLTSELMASSMNDHKDPSPVSDSEASSVSGSSRGQSQAPVPLSLICWYRLHSLSFSDTCRSLENQLSGNLLRKFKNSNGWQKLWVVFTNFSLFFYKTHQDDYPLASLPLLGYSVTIPTESENIHKDYVFKLHFKSHVYYFRSESEYSFERWIEVIQSATSGRGAVSSREEAQAH
- the LOC105908039 gene encoding FERM, ARHGEF and pleckstrin domain-containing protein 1 isoform X1; translated protein: MVEPETRASAGQRLGTPETMAISTLAPGLKPPVMPPGRHITARVRMLDETEELFDISQRASGKVLFDMVCTHLNLVEGDYFGLELQDHRKMAVWLDHLKPIAKQIRRPKQCVLRFVVKFFPPDHAQLLEELTRYLFALQIKYDLACGRLTCNDSSAALLVSHIIQSEIGDFEETQCRQHLLNNSYIPDQMALIDKIMEFHHKHVGHTPAVSDFQLLEVARRLEMYGVRLHPAKDREGSKLSLSVAHTGVLVFQGHTKINAFNWSKVRKLSFKRKRFLIKLRPDLNQSAYQDTLEFMMASRDCCKVFWKICVEYHAFFRLFEEPKPKPKPVLFSRGSSFRFSGRTQKQVIDFVKDTEFKKIPFERKHSKVQCNSNSPLPSLRSQVPKESAKCAARERSSSPAKHHWKEPALVSAEDSPALRNRASPSSQRNGREDRHEEGGRATLSSSRHQAAEPLNTEPVSGSPRLLGAAQGMVNGQRHANGVGHSPDGPQPSPLTSPLLNDAATRTDDEDEARRKRFPTDKAYFVAKELLTTERTYLKDLEVITVSFQSMLEKEEATPDSLKNVILSNFEPLYKFHTGFLREVEQRLALWEGRSNAHIKGDYQCIGDVMLKNIQGIKQMAAHLQKQSEMLLELEKACRASRKLEGLCRDFELQKVCYVPLTVFLLRPLHRLLHYKQILERLCKHYPPAHADFRDCRAALADVSEMVTQLHSSMVKTENYQKLLELKKDLIGTDNLAAAGREFIRLGCLSKLSGKGLQQRMFFLFNDVLLYTSRGMTATNQFKVHGQLPLRGMTIRGSEDEWGVPHAFTLVAQRQSVVVAASSLSEMEKWMEDIKTAAEQAETSNGLTSELMASSMNDHKFLEDSALEPESEDDLSASRSSLERQAPHRGNTMVHVCWHRNTSVSMVDYSMAVENQLSGNLLRKFKNSNGWQKLWVVFTNFSLFFYKTHQDDYPLASLPLLGYSVTIPTESENIHKDYVFKLHFKSHVYYFRSESEYSFERWIEVIQSATSGRGAVSSREEAQAH
- the LOC105908039 gene encoding FERM, ARHGEF and pleckstrin domain-containing protein 1 isoform X2 encodes the protein MVEPETRASAGQRLGTPETMAISTLAPGLKPPVMPPGRHITARVRMLDETEELFDISQRASGKVLFDMVCTHLNLVEGDYFGLELQDHRKMAVWLDHLKPIAKQIRRPKQCVLRFVVKFFPPDHAQLLEELTRYLFALQIKYDLACGRLTCNDSSAALLVSHIIQSEIGDFEETQCRQHLLNNSYIPDQMALIDKIMEFHHKHVGHTPAVSDFQLLEVARRLEMYGVRLHPAKDREGSKLSLSVAHTGVLVFQGHTKINAFNWSKVRKLSFKRKRFLIKLRPDLNSAYQDTLEFMMASRDCCKVFWKICVEYHAFFRLFEEPKPKPKPVLFSRGSSFRFSGRTQKQVIDFVKDTEFKKIPFERKHSKVQCNSNSPLPSLRSQVPKESAKCAARERSSSPAKHHWKEPALVSAEDSPALRNRASPSSQRNGREDRHEEGGRATLSSSRHQAAEPLNTEPVSGSPRLLGAAQGMVNGQRHANGVGHSPDGPQPSPLTSPLLNDAATRTDDEDEARRKRFPTDKAYFVAKELLTTERTYLKDLEVITVSFQSMLEKEEATPDSLKNVILSNFEPLYKFHTGFLREVEQRLALWEGRSNAHIKGDYQCIGDVMLKNIQGIKQMAAHLQKQSEMLLELEKACRASRKLEGLCRDFELQKVCYVPLTVFLLRPLHRLLHYKQILERLCKHYPPAHADFRDCRAALADVSEMVTQLHSSMVKTENYQKLLELKKDLIGTDNLAAAGREFIRLGCLSKLSGKGLQQRMFFLFNDVLLYTSRGMTATNQFKVHGQLPLRGMTIRGSEDEWGVPHAFTLVAQRQSVVVAASSLSEMEKWMEDIKTAAEQAETSNGLTSELMASSMNDHKFLEDSALEPESEDDLSASRSSLERQAPHRGNTMVHVCWHRNTSVSMVDYSMAVENQLSGNLLRKFKNSNGWQKLWVVFTNFSLFFYKTHQDDYPLASLPLLGYSVTIPTESENIHKDYVFKLHFKSHVYYFRSESEYSFERWIEVIQSATSGRGAVSSREEAQAH